One Microlunatus soli genomic window carries:
- a CDS encoding thioester reductase domain-containing protein: MVMNTADILTSDPELDADIVLPDEVQPAGGASTPGTGTILITGATGFLGAALVEQLVRSTDQPIVCLVRPTSELDARSRLQERLTWFGVWRPEWANRVTAVAGDLAADRLGLAPADYTRLADDVSLIFHSGAEVHLAYPYRRLRRPNVLGTREIIRLAAQGRPKRLCHISTLSTIDAAVTETAGGSELADPAPFGPLELMSTGYARSKWVAEKLIVQAADRGMDVITIRLGALAGHARTGVSNPNDYAWLLMAACLHLGSAPVLRAPTTWLTVDYVAEAVVALAGTPPIDYQPYQVVPRSAISYADLFSWTRRAGYRLRTIGFARWRATLINAPSGADRSVQAIGSVIPSDGLPGEAQAHLRSLRTERLLDELGLAPAPLTEEVFGRLLRVGAERGEIPPPDQPTPGRTAGGRPDDGQVSTQHTERISA; the protein is encoded by the coding sequence ATGGTGATGAACACCGCGGACATTCTGACCTCCGATCCGGAGCTGGATGCCGACATCGTGCTTCCCGACGAGGTACAGCCGGCCGGCGGAGCCAGCACTCCCGGGACGGGAACGATCCTGATCACCGGTGCCACCGGTTTCCTGGGAGCAGCGTTGGTCGAGCAGTTGGTCCGCAGTACCGACCAACCGATCGTCTGCCTGGTCCGTCCGACGTCGGAGCTGGACGCCAGGTCTCGGCTGCAGGAACGGCTGACCTGGTTCGGAGTCTGGCGGCCGGAATGGGCGAACCGGGTGACAGCCGTCGCCGGCGATCTCGCCGCCGACCGGCTCGGGCTGGCCCCGGCTGACTACACCCGGCTCGCCGACGATGTGTCGCTGATCTTCCACAGCGGCGCCGAGGTCCACCTCGCCTACCCGTACCGGAGACTGCGCCGACCGAATGTGCTGGGCACCAGGGAGATCATCAGACTGGCGGCGCAGGGGCGCCCGAAGCGGTTGTGTCACATCTCGACGCTGTCCACCATCGACGCCGCAGTCACCGAGACGGCCGGCGGCAGCGAACTCGCCGATCCCGCTCCGTTCGGGCCGTTGGAGCTGATGTCGACCGGCTACGCGCGGTCGAAGTGGGTCGCCGAGAAGCTGATCGTCCAGGCCGCCGACCGCGGGATGGATGTGATCACGATCCGCCTCGGGGCACTGGCCGGGCATGCGCGGACCGGTGTCTCCAATCCCAACGACTACGCCTGGCTGCTGATGGCCGCGTGTCTGCACCTGGGGTCGGCACCGGTTCTGCGAGCCCCGACCACCTGGCTGACGGTCGACTATGTCGCTGAGGCCGTGGTGGCGCTGGCCGGCACACCGCCGATCGACTACCAGCCGTACCAGGTGGTGCCGCGGTCGGCGATCAGTTATGCCGATCTCTTCAGCTGGACCCGCCGGGCGGGCTACCGGCTGCGCACCATCGGGTTCGCGCGCTGGCGCGCTACCTTGATCAACGCTCCATCCGGCGCGGACCGCTCCGTTCAGGCGATCGGATCGGTGATTCCCAGCGACGGACTCCCCGGTGAGGCGCAGGCACATCTGCGGTCGTTGCGCACCGAACGGCTGCTCGACGAACTCGGGCTTGCACCGGCACCGCTGACCGAGGAAGTGTTCGGCCGCCTGCTCCGGGTCGGTGCCGAACGGGGCGAGATTCCGCCCCCTGATCAGCCGACCCCCGGTCGAACCGCGGGCGGTCGACCCGATGACGGGCAGGTCAGCACTCAGCACACAGAACGGATCTCAGCATGA
- a CDS encoding class I SAM-dependent methyltransferase: MTSSAPDYDRAAAHYDELTGARPDTTATVDFLAEHAGDGKILELGVGTGRIACPLAERGYDVTGLDNSAGMLAKLRARPDGRDVSVVLGSFTDFALESRYSLIYTVFNSLFCVVTQEEQLAAFERAAVHLDVGGRFVVETNLPELSRSDGAGRTLNTSSIERRRVMLEAATHDAAQQRVRSQTVVLSENGIELMPLMLRYIWPSELTLMARLAGFRLTARYGDWDKSRFAGGSQQQISVFELAS, translated from the coding sequence ATGACCTCCTCAGCTCCCGACTACGACCGGGCGGCAGCCCATTACGACGAGCTCACCGGTGCCCGTCCGGACACCACTGCGACCGTCGACTTCCTGGCCGAGCATGCCGGCGACGGCAAGATCCTCGAGCTCGGTGTCGGTACCGGCCGGATTGCCTGCCCGCTCGCCGAACGGGGCTACGACGTGACCGGTCTGGACAACTCGGCCGGGATGCTGGCCAAGCTCCGCGCCCGTCCCGACGGTCGCGATGTGTCGGTGGTGCTGGGCAGTTTCACCGACTTCGCCCTGGAATCGCGGTACTCGCTGATCTATACGGTGTTCAACTCGCTCTTCTGTGTGGTCACCCAGGAGGAGCAACTGGCAGCCTTCGAGCGAGCAGCGGTGCATCTGGACGTCGGAGGCCGATTCGTCGTCGAGACGAATCTTCCGGAGCTGAGCCGCTCCGACGGTGCCGGCCGGACCCTGAACACATCGTCGATCGAACGGCGCCGGGTGATGCTGGAGGCCGCCACCCACGACGCGGCTCAGCAACGCGTCCGGTCTCAGACCGTCGTCCTGTCGGAGAACGGCATCGAGTTGATGCCGTTGATGCTGCGCTATATCTGGCCGAGCGAACTGACCTTGATGGCGCGGCTCGCCGGGTTCCGGTTGACGGCACGCTACGGCGACTGGGACAAGTCGCGGTTCGCCGGCGGTAGCCAGCAACAGATCAGCGTGTTCGAGCTGGCCTCGTGA
- a CDS encoding thioesterase II family protein, translated as MTALRQTTPVSLLCCAHSGGSASFYRPLAAIDVAGPVPLLVNPLQYPGREDRIDDPLPRQLTDLADEVATTALRHREPVVLFGHSMGAAVAFEAAIALTAAGVAPRALVVSGRTPPMYPIRSRMHAEPGVRMWQRLSALGGLHPEILHNDDLRELLDPIVREDLRVSETYCYRGRLPVLDCPVLAASGRDDPVASGTAMQDWNHVTSGPVRRRVFDGDHFYVKPAGEQLLAWISDELSTLGAEPSTAADHA; from the coding sequence ATGACCGCTCTCCGCCAGACCACCCCGGTCTCCCTGTTGTGCTGCGCACATTCCGGCGGCAGCGCCAGCTTCTATCGACCATTGGCCGCGATCGACGTGGCCGGGCCGGTACCACTACTCGTCAATCCCCTGCAGTACCCCGGACGGGAGGACAGGATCGACGACCCGCTGCCCCGGCAGCTCACCGATCTTGCCGACGAGGTGGCCACAACGGCACTGCGCCACCGCGAACCGGTGGTGCTGTTCGGGCACAGCATGGGCGCGGCCGTCGCCTTCGAGGCAGCAATCGCGTTGACTGCGGCCGGCGTCGCTCCGCGTGCCCTGGTCGTGTCGGGCCGTACGCCGCCGATGTATCCGATCCGCAGCCGGATGCATGCCGAACCCGGTGTTCGGATGTGGCAACGCTTGTCCGCGCTCGGCGGTCTGCACCCGGAGATCCTGCACAACGACGACCTGCGTGAGCTGCTGGATCCGATCGTCCGCGAGGACCTGCGGGTCAGCGAGACCTACTGCTACCGCGGCCGACTTCCGGTGTTGGACTGTCCGGTGCTGGCCGCCAGCGGTCGGGACGACCCGGTCGCGTCGGGTACGGCGATGCAGGACTGGAACCACGTGACATCCGGGCCGGTCCGCCGTCGCGTCTTCGACGGTGACCACTTCTACGTCAAGCCGGCCGGCGAGCAGCTGCTTGCCTGGATCAGCGACGAACTGAGCACCCTCGGGGCGGAACCGTCGACAGCGGCTGATCACGCTTGA
- a CDS encoding cytochrome P450: MLVADFDLTEPRTFHRRDLSEHWRRQRAERPVFWHPARGTGSQAGKGAFCDTGFWVVTRYDDVVDLYRAGDAVTSENGNVLDTLLSGGDSASRKMLAVTDGARHRTIRKKLVRSFTPRALAELTERIRNRTVAVVDEALTAADGDSIDVATRIADRLPIEAICDLMDVPAADRPQLLSWNKAALSADEADTEAFESLIARQEILYYFAELCERRRRSPGLDVVSALAQVEVDGVPLAEDELALNCYSLILGGDESSRMSAITGIRAFADHPEQWQTLRAAPSVDRGIEEILRWSTPSMHFARTAVRPIRVGSEVIEPGQIITLWNSSADFDETVFAEPDVFDVTRHPNPHLAFGHGQHFCLGAFLARTELRALFGELRRRVSRIELAGEPKRVYSNFLFGYSSLPVRFSR, encoded by the coding sequence GTGCTCGTTGCCGACTTCGACCTGACCGAGCCCCGCACCTTCCATCGTCGCGATCTGTCCGAGCACTGGCGCCGGCAGCGGGCAGAGCGACCGGTGTTCTGGCACCCGGCGCGCGGCACCGGGTCGCAGGCCGGCAAGGGCGCGTTCTGTGATACCGGATTCTGGGTCGTCACTCGCTACGACGACGTCGTCGACCTCTACCGAGCGGGCGACGCCGTCACCTCGGAGAACGGCAATGTGCTGGACACCTTGCTGTCCGGCGGCGATTCCGCCTCGCGCAAGATGCTGGCCGTCACCGACGGCGCTCGGCATCGGACGATCCGCAAGAAGCTGGTCCGCTCGTTCACGCCGCGCGCCCTCGCCGAACTGACCGAACGGATCCGGAACCGTACGGTCGCGGTGGTCGACGAGGCGCTGACCGCTGCCGACGGTGACAGCATCGACGTCGCGACCCGGATCGCCGACCGGCTCCCGATCGAGGCGATCTGCGACCTGATGGATGTACCGGCGGCCGATCGGCCGCAGCTGCTCTCCTGGAACAAGGCCGCGCTCTCCGCCGATGAGGCCGACACCGAGGCGTTCGAGTCGTTGATCGCTCGCCAGGAGATCCTCTACTACTTCGCCGAGCTCTGCGAGCGGCGGCGTCGTTCTCCCGGTCTTGATGTGGTCAGCGCGCTCGCTCAGGTCGAGGTCGACGGCGTGCCGCTGGCTGAGGACGAACTCGCGTTGAACTGCTACAGCCTGATCCTCGGTGGCGACGAGTCGAGCCGGATGTCGGCGATCACCGGGATCCGGGCGTTCGCCGACCATCCGGAGCAGTGGCAGACGCTGCGAGCCGCACCGTCGGTGGATCGTGGAATCGAAGAGATCCTGCGCTGGAGCACGCCGTCGATGCATTTCGCACGGACCGCCGTGCGGCCGATCCGGGTCGGCAGCGAGGTGATCGAACCGGGCCAGATCATCACGCTGTGGAACAGCTCCGCAGATTTCGACGAGACGGTCTTCGCCGAGCCCGACGTGTTCGATGTGACGCGTCATCCCAATCCCCATCTGGCCTTCGGCCACGGGCAGCACTTCTGTCTGGGGGCCTTCCTGGCCCGTACCGAGTTGCGCGCCCTGTTCGGCGAATTGCGGCGCCGGGTGAGCCGGATCGAGCTGGCCGGTGAACCGAAACGGGTCTATTCGAACTTCCTGTTCGGCTACAGCTCGTTGCCGGTACGGTTCAGCCGCTGA
- a CDS encoding non-ribosomal peptide synthetase: MITYGTLPDLFGNAVAQHPDRIALVTPTEQLDYATLADRVNRAARKLMMSGIGPEDVVAVLVRRDSASWLTTALGIVTAGAGYLCLDPDYPADRLAFMIDDARPKMIIGDRDRDGRFDLPFLSWHDLDAGTVPGHPITDADRRAPLRVDNLLYLIYTSGSTGTPKGVAVTHRGLVGLVASQSRVIGTGPGDAVLQWASPSFDAAFWDVSLALLHGATLHLAGSADLMPGEPLADLIAARGISHATIPPVALNALPTGVERTRVRGVGTIITTGDTCTAGLVRRWAPGRRLINGYGPTETTVGASLSTPLAVRNAIDIGRPFDRTRIDVLDDQLRDVGTGRSGQLVIGGPGVARGYVGRPALTADRFRPDPCGPAGSRRYLSGDLGRRDEDGRYHFGGRRDGQIKFRGFRIELGEIEAVLAEHPAVTGAVVVVGAGSDGPALNSYLTVDRRVEADPVREFAGRRLPAHMVPSTFTVLDTFPRSPNGKLDRSALPEPDRPGLGTTPPADGDTERTDTEQYVCDLFGELLRHPTVDPDDDFFDIGGHSILLTRLVSRIKAERAPELSLRTAFASRTARRLAIAIDQCSGPADPADQRLNRTGNEL, encoded by the coding sequence ATGATCACCTACGGAACCCTCCCCGACCTGTTCGGCAATGCGGTGGCTCAGCATCCGGACCGGATCGCTCTGGTCACCCCGACCGAGCAATTGGACTACGCGACGTTGGCAGATCGGGTGAACCGGGCGGCGCGGAAGTTGATGATGTCCGGAATCGGACCCGAGGACGTCGTCGCGGTGCTGGTCCGCCGGGATTCGGCGTCCTGGTTGACCACCGCACTCGGCATCGTCACTGCCGGAGCCGGCTACCTGTGCCTGGATCCGGACTACCCCGCTGATCGGCTGGCGTTCATGATCGACGACGCCCGACCGAAGATGATCATCGGCGACCGGGACCGGGACGGTCGGTTCGACCTACCGTTCCTGAGCTGGCACGACCTGGACGCCGGCACTGTTCCCGGCCACCCGATCACCGATGCTGATCGCCGGGCGCCGTTGCGGGTCGACAACCTGCTCTACCTGATCTACACCTCCGGCTCGACCGGGACGCCGAAGGGCGTGGCCGTCACACATCGCGGGCTGGTCGGACTGGTGGCCAGCCAAAGCCGCGTCATCGGCACCGGACCGGGCGACGCCGTCCTGCAGTGGGCTTCGCCGAGCTTCGATGCCGCGTTCTGGGACGTCAGCCTTGCGCTGCTGCACGGGGCGACGCTGCACCTGGCGGGATCGGCCGACCTGATGCCCGGCGAACCGCTCGCCGATCTGATCGCCGCTCGGGGCATCAGCCATGCGACGATCCCCCCGGTCGCTCTGAACGCACTGCCGACGGGTGTGGAGCGAACCCGGGTGCGCGGCGTCGGGACCATCATCACCACCGGCGACACCTGCACCGCCGGCCTGGTCCGGCGATGGGCACCCGGCCGCCGGCTGATCAACGGCTACGGGCCGACCGAGACCACGGTCGGTGCATCGCTGAGCACCCCCTTGGCCGTGCGAAACGCCATCGACATCGGTCGACCGTTCGACCGTACCCGGATCGACGTTCTGGACGACCAGCTCCGCGATGTCGGTACCGGCCGTTCGGGCCAGCTCGTGATCGGCGGCCCCGGAGTTGCTCGCGGCTATGTCGGCCGACCCGCCTTGACCGCTGACCGGTTCCGTCCCGATCCGTGCGGTCCGGCCGGTTCGCGTCGCTACCTGTCCGGAGACCTGGGACGGCGGGACGAGGACGGCCGCTACCACTTCGGGGGGCGCCGGGACGGACAGATCAAATTCCGCGGCTTCCGGATCGAACTCGGCGAGATCGAGGCGGTGCTGGCCGAACATCCTGCGGTGACCGGCGCAGTGGTCGTCGTCGGCGCCGGTTCGGACGGACCGGCACTGAACAGCTATCTGACCGTCGATCGGCGGGTGGAAGCCGACCCCGTACGGGAATTCGCCGGACGTCGGCTGCCGGCGCACATGGTGCCGTCGACCTTCACGGTGTTGGACACGTTCCCCCGGTCACCGAACGGCAAGCTGGACCGATCGGCGCTGCCCGAACCCGATCGCCCCGGTCTCGGAACCACGCCGCCGGCCGATGGCGATACCGAGCGCACCGACACCGAACAATATGTGTGCGACCTGTTCGGCGAACTCCTCCGGCATCCGACCGTCGATCCGGACGACGACTTCTTCGATATCGGCGGGCACTCCATCCTGCTCACCCGACTCGTCAGCAGGATCAAGGCCGAGCGGGCACCGGAGCTGTCCTTGCGCACGGCATTCGCGAGCCGAACGGCGCGCCGGCTGGCGATCGCGATCGACCAGTGCAGCGGGCCGGCCGATCCGGCCGATCAGCGGCTGAACCGTACCGGCAACGAGCTGTAG
- a CDS encoding winged helix-turn-helix domain-containing protein: METQVKFLRWPHENDKRPEFEGSRTPRLWIVEATNEPPTCTDPLEDWVRPPLSRTDVEARVATLVERVRSERVPTIGPDNVLHSGGKRLPLSESETAVMIPLIESFQSVVPRSKLAWYAWGSDTSERRNALDLRILRLRRRITALNLEITTVWGRGYLLEAAS, from the coding sequence ATGGAAACCCAGGTGAAATTCCTGCGGTGGCCGCACGAGAACGACAAACGCCCGGAGTTCGAAGGGTCGAGGACACCGCGGCTGTGGATCGTCGAGGCGACGAATGAGCCACCGACCTGTACCGACCCACTCGAGGATTGGGTCCGCCCACCGCTGAGCCGAACCGATGTCGAGGCGAGAGTTGCGACTCTCGTCGAGCGCGTCCGGTCCGAGCGGGTGCCGACCATCGGACCCGACAATGTGCTCCATTCCGGCGGCAAACGGCTGCCGTTGTCGGAGTCCGAGACCGCGGTGATGATTCCACTCATCGAAAGCTTCCAATCGGTCGTGCCTCGATCGAAGCTGGCCTGGTATGCGTGGGGCAGCGACACCAGTGAACGACGCAACGCACTGGATCTGCGGATCCTCCGCCTGCGACGACGAATCACCGCACTGAACCTGGAGATCACGACGGTGTGGGGACGCGGATACCTGCTGGAGGCTGCATCATGA
- a CDS encoding response regulator transcription factor: MRTVLLVDDQPLMLQALTNFLTAEDGFTVVGEAHDGREAYEKAHELKPDLILMDLKMPRLSGIEATRLITAELPDIHVIALTTFSTLDFVLPTLRAGAAGFLEKDARPEEILDALRSVDDDNLALSPSVVRLLATYATSGGVVQDHEEWTGSDDIALAPRERSVLQHLASGLSNKEIASAMSVSPGSVKAYLGTACTKLGARDRLQAVVRAYELGLVKPRLGGPHPDPA, translated from the coding sequence ATGCGTACGGTGCTGTTGGTCGACGATCAACCGCTGATGCTGCAGGCATTGACCAACTTCCTGACTGCCGAAGACGGGTTCACCGTCGTCGGCGAAGCCCATGACGGCCGGGAAGCGTACGAGAAAGCACACGAACTGAAGCCGGACCTGATCCTGATGGATCTGAAGATGCCACGACTCAGCGGCATCGAAGCCACCCGGTTGATCACGGCGGAACTGCCCGATATCCACGTCATCGCGTTGACGACGTTCTCGACACTCGACTTCGTCCTGCCCACGCTGCGAGCCGGCGCTGCCGGTTTCCTGGAGAAGGATGCCCGTCCGGAAGAGATCCTGGACGCGCTACGATCCGTCGACGATGACAACCTCGCTTTGTCCCCCTCCGTTGTGCGTCTGCTAGCGACGTACGCGACGAGTGGCGGCGTCGTCCAAGATCACGAGGAGTGGACCGGGAGCGACGACATCGCGCTCGCTCCTCGCGAACGCTCGGTCCTCCAACATCTGGCCAGCGGCCTGAGCAACAAGGAGATCGCGAGTGCCATGTCGGTCTCGCCGGGATCGGTGAAGGCCTATCTCGGGACGGCATGCACCAAGCTCGGGGCTCGTGACAGGCTGCAAGCCGTGGTCCGAGCCTACGAACTCGGGCTGGTGAAACCACGCCTCGGCGGACCGCATCCCGACCCAGCCTGA
- a CDS encoding sensor histidine kinase: protein MSALIATLQQTRIPRWLSIALSVVAAASLVSEISYLAGERDPGSTGLLIILEVLLAYCAIGLACWWPPGAVLVSWAALVPALFTERPWIACIAAWLVVVIALAVCRIAVGLVHIGGYLIWAVPMNIRLVGGTNDQFWWEAMLPMIGAALLGLALRFFVVRQRAERRRLKELEGRNERIRRDERQALARELHDVVAHQLTLITMQVTGRWRSRRPDELVQTLAVIDDAARAALGELRVLLEVLREDRPNDGSTGSGLEPTGPPGGVSVRELVERLGERLDDLGFRVRRAEVAAAADRLPVTVLTTCARIFQESVTNIIKHAPSGAGCELSMVITDDRVRITVRNETRRPDRPERERAGDRERRDGRSPAAGGYGLQGMRERVAMLRGTSSVGERDGFWEVLAELPVVLAATGGAESSASGAEAR, encoded by the coding sequence GTGTCTGCTCTGATCGCCACACTGCAACAGACCAGAATTCCACGCTGGCTCAGTATCGCGCTATCCGTCGTCGCGGCCGCGAGTCTGGTCAGCGAGATCAGTTATCTCGCCGGCGAACGAGATCCAGGCTCGACGGGGCTGTTGATCATTCTGGAGGTTCTGCTGGCCTATTGCGCCATCGGGCTGGCCTGTTGGTGGCCACCGGGCGCGGTCCTTGTCAGTTGGGCGGCGCTGGTGCCGGCGTTGTTCACCGAGCGTCCGTGGATCGCATGCATCGCGGCCTGGCTGGTTGTCGTGATCGCCTTGGCCGTCTGCCGGATCGCCGTCGGGTTGGTCCACATCGGCGGCTACCTGATCTGGGCGGTGCCGATGAACATCAGATTGGTGGGCGGCACCAACGACCAGTTCTGGTGGGAGGCGATGCTGCCCATGATCGGGGCAGCTCTGCTCGGCTTGGCGTTGCGGTTCTTCGTCGTCCGGCAACGCGCCGAGCGGCGGCGCCTGAAGGAGTTGGAGGGGCGTAACGAACGGATCCGCCGCGATGAACGGCAGGCGCTGGCGCGTGAGCTTCATGACGTGGTCGCCCACCAGCTCACCTTGATCACCATGCAGGTCACCGGACGATGGCGCTCCCGACGACCCGACGAGCTGGTGCAGACCCTGGCCGTGATCGACGATGCAGCCAGGGCGGCGCTGGGTGAACTTCGGGTGCTGCTGGAGGTGTTGCGGGAGGATCGACCGAATGACGGATCCACCGGGTCCGGGTTGGAGCCGACCGGTCCACCGGGTGGGGTGTCGGTGCGCGAACTGGTGGAGCGGCTGGGCGAGCGGCTCGACGATCTCGGCTTCCGCGTTCGCCGGGCAGAGGTCGCCGCAGCGGCCGACCGACTTCCGGTGACCGTGCTGACCACCTGTGCGCGGATCTTCCAGGAATCGGTGACCAACATCATCAAGCATGCCCCGAGCGGTGCCGGTTGCGAACTCAGCATGGTGATCACCGACGACCGGGTCCGGATCACGGTGCGCAACGAGACGCGGCGCCCCGATCGTCCCGAGCGGGAGCGTGCAGGCGATCGGGAGCGTCGGGACGGTCGATCGCCGGCCGCCGGGGGTTACGGGTTGCAGGGCATGCGAGAACGGGTCGCGATGTTGCGGGGGACGTCCAGTGTCGGCGAACGTGACGGATTCTGGGAAGTGTTGGCCGAACTTCCTGTCGTTCTGGCCGCAACGGGCGGCGCCGAGTCGTCCGCGAGCGGCGCGGAAGCGCGGTGA
- a CDS encoding DNA glycosylase AlkZ-like family protein, protein MSGTAGTAAHQVSRAAWVGYRWHRHRLATDPSHSTRRDLADLLRIGVQDTPYRTAQLSLLSRTARIGRRSVENAFGTPGGLVATWSLRGAPHVHAASEAGLVRSAVAPADAADAAVLLGGWAAELPTHRRPETYLDVVAEAMLRIVTEPTSKPALSRALSRQLPAELTAWCGRCRSRHVPDPLFRLAGGRAGLALDPEQRAPTVLLPPPAGSGTDVAGARGELVASFLRANGPTSRPLLGGWLGVDSRGLAATLEDLGVIRVKVGNRSLLAPPAVVGLLDRSPEPHGVALIPPNDPYLKGVDKHLLLESADRRRMLFRPLSPPGALLIDGEVVGVWRHRRSPDGARLRVEVTPFERVPAERRPEIDQAAEPLSRWAAGAAVDVELVPADRR, encoded by the coding sequence ATGTCCGGCACGGCAGGGACCGCGGCGCATCAGGTGTCCCGTGCGGCCTGGGTCGGCTACCGATGGCATCGCCATCGGCTGGCGACGGACCCCTCGCACAGCACGCGGCGTGATCTCGCCGACCTACTGCGGATCGGGGTCCAGGACACTCCGTATCGCACCGCGCAGCTGTCGTTGCTGTCCCGCACCGCACGAATCGGGCGGCGTTCGGTGGAGAACGCGTTCGGCACACCGGGCGGCCTGGTCGCGACCTGGTCGCTGCGCGGTGCGCCCCATGTCCATGCAGCGTCCGAGGCCGGACTCGTCCGTTCCGCCGTAGCGCCTGCGGACGCTGCCGACGCCGCCGTCCTGCTCGGCGGCTGGGCCGCCGAACTGCCGACGCACCGACGCCCCGAGACGTACCTGGACGTCGTCGCCGAGGCGATGCTGCGGATCGTCACCGAGCCGACCAGCAAGCCTGCTCTCAGTCGCGCGCTCAGCAGGCAGCTACCCGCCGAGCTGACTGCGTGGTGCGGGCGGTGCCGCAGCAGGCATGTCCCGGATCCGTTGTTCCGGCTGGCGGGAGGCCGGGCGGGCCTGGCGTTGGATCCGGAACAGCGCGCTCCGACCGTACTGCTGCCGCCACCGGCGGGCAGCGGTACCGATGTTGCCGGCGCCCGCGGCGAGCTGGTTGCCAGTTTTCTCCGAGCGAACGGACCGACCTCCCGCCCGCTGCTCGGCGGTTGGCTCGGCGTCGACTCGCGGGGCCTGGCCGCGACGCTGGAAGACCTCGGCGTGATCCGGGTCAAGGTCGGGAATCGAAGTCTGCTGGCGCCGCCGGCGGTGGTTGGGTTGCTCGACCGGTCCCCGGAGCCGCATGGCGTGGCATTGATCCCGCCGAACGATCCGTATCTCAAGGGTGTGGACAAGCATCTGCTGCTGGAATCTGCTGACCGCCGGCGGATGCTGTTCCGTCCGCTGTCCCCGCCGGGTGCCCTGCTGATCGATGGCGAGGTCGTTGGCGTCTGGCGCCATCGACGGAGCCCGGACGGTGCCCGACTCCGGGTCGAAGTGACTCCGTTCGAGCGGGTGCCCGCCGAGCGGCGGCCGGAGATCGACCAGGCAGCCGAACCACTCTCCCGTTGGGCAGCGGGAGCTGCGGTGGACGTCGAGCTCGTGCCGGCGGATCGGCGGTGA
- a CDS encoding ATP-binding cassette domain-containing protein, whose product MTLAVEVSDLTKSFNDVVAVSGLDLEIEAGTVHGLLGPNGAGKTTTVRTLSTLLHPDAGAVRVFGADVAESPDAVRSMIALVGQHTALDDLLTGRENLRMIGRLFRLSSQEAKQRAEQMLARFGLADAADRAVKTYSGGMARRLDLAASMMGQPKLIFLDEPTTGLDPRSRLEVWDMVRDLVAGGVTVVLTTQYLDEADQLADRLSVIDQGANIATGTPAELKERIGGRRIEITVNHAGGLDLAAMVLERKLGTSQTDRQQLTVSAPWPAEAALSDLTAALAEVGVAVGSATVRQPTLDEVFLALTGHAAQVADEPDAATAKAARKAKKQSRKERKENAT is encoded by the coding sequence ATGACACTGGCGGTTGAAGTCTCAGACCTGACCAAGTCGTTCAACGATGTCGTGGCCGTCAGCGGCCTCGACCTCGAGATCGAGGCCGGAACCGTGCACGGACTGCTGGGACCCAACGGTGCCGGCAAGACGACGACGGTCCGGACGCTGAGCACACTGCTGCACCCGGACGCCGGCGCGGTGAGGGTCTTCGGTGCCGACGTCGCCGAGTCCCCGGACGCGGTCCGGTCGATGATCGCGTTGGTCGGTCAGCACACCGCACTCGACGATCTTCTCACCGGCCGCGAGAACCTGCGGATGATCGGCAGGCTGTTCCGTCTGAGCAGCCAGGAGGCCAAGCAACGAGCCGAGCAGATGCTGGCGCGATTCGGCCTGGCGGACGCCGCCGACCGGGCGGTCAAGACCTATTCCGGCGGAATGGCGAGACGACTCGATCTGGCTGCATCGATGATGGGTCAGCCCAAGTTGATCTTCCTCGACGAGCCGACGACGGGACTGGACCCGCGGAGCCGGCTCGAGGTGTGGGACATGGTTCGCGATCTCGTCGCCGGCGGGGTCACGGTCGTGCTCACCACCCAGTATCTCGACGAGGCCGATCAGCTCGCTGATCGGCTGTCGGTGATCGATCAGGGTGCCAACATCGCGACCGGGACTCCTGCCGAGCTGAAGGAACGGATCGGTGGCCGGCGGATCGAGATCACGGTGAATCACGCCGGTGGCCTCGACCTGGCGGCGATGGTGCTGGAGCGCAAGCTGGGGACTTCGCAGACCGATCGGCAGCAGCTGACGGTCAGCGCTCCCTGGCCGGCCGAGGCGGCGTTGTCCGATCTGACCGCGGCGCTGGCCGAGGTCGGTGTTGCCGTCGGCAGCGCCACCGTACGCCAGCCGACGTTGGACGAGGTGTTCCTCGCTCTGACCGGGCATGCCGCGCAGGTAGCCGACGAGCCGGACGCGGCAACTGCCAAAGCTGCCCGTAAAGCCAAGAAGCAGTCCCGCAAGGAGCGGAAGGAGAACGCGACATGA